The Mytilus trossulus isolate FHL-02 unplaced genomic scaffold, PNRI_Mtr1.1.1.hap1 h1tg000398l__unscaffolded, whole genome shotgun sequence genome window below encodes:
- the LOC134702113 gene encoding potassium voltage-gated channel protein Shaw-like gives MECVYINVGGTLFQTKLSTLQKYPDTLLGSITNLSEFYNKEHEQFYFDRNPELFNTVLDYYRNDVIHLPTHLCGWLWKSELEFWKIPLAHISECCFQTYVKYDEKETTATKLREMFATASFENSYSPSPFNKIRHRIWQFIDEPASSTYARVFSIIFLVTVVVSAIIPCLQTHPNVRIQRFNETTIDQYILLNPDTWVNPDNHKEVLLLSTYEPSWLYNLNLFTIVFFTLESIVRFVSCPSKCRFFLEWLNVLDLFLNIVMWSRFIIALSISDVIAESQHVILVHFISFCSAASVLRLLKFFRVAKQYNSLRILFLAVRASFKQLGLLLLTFMIIAWVFSNIIYYAEIRQPDTFPNMLDGLWWSMVTMTTVGYGDMYPKGPLGRVVGATCAMIGILVIAMPIAVIAGNFDDLHKTNNERESYNRIQKEKETERKESINSALSKENKIVPFMKSKEENNTENFLTIKM, from the exons ATGGAGTGTGTATACATTAACGTCGGTGGGACATTGTTTCAGACGAAACTCTCAACTCTTCAGAAATACCCTGATACACTGTTGGGTTCAATAACAAATTTATCCGAATTTTATAATAAGGAACATGAACAGTTTTACTTTGATAGAAATCCAGAACTTTTTAATACTGTGTTGGACTATTATAGAAATGATGTTATTCATCTTCCAACACATTTATGCGGATGGTTATGGAAGTCTGAATTAGAGTTTTGGAAAATTCCTTTAGCACACATCTCAGAGTGTTGTTTCCAAACTTACGTCAAATACGACGAGAAAGAGACTACAGCGACAAAGCTAAGAGAAATGTTTGCGACAGCGTCATTTGAAAATTCCTACTCACCTTCTCCATTTAATAAAATTCGACACAGAATATGGCAGTTCATTGATGAACCGGCTTCATCCACGTATGCTAGG gtaTTTAGCATCATTTTTCTCGTCACGGTGGTTGTTTCAGCAATTATACCATGTCTACAAACACACCCAAACGTCCGGATACAACGCTTCAACGAAACAACGATAGACCAATATATCCTGCTTAATCCTGACACATGGGTTAATCCTGATAATCACAAGGAAGTCCTATTACTGTCTACATATGAGCCGTCTTGGCTTTATAATTTGAACTTGTTTACCATAGTTTTCTTCACATTGGAATCTATTGTACGTTTCGTGTCGTGCCCATCGAAATGCAGGTTTTTCTTGGAATGGTTAAATGTTTTAGATCTTTTCTTAAACATAGTAATGTGGTCCCGCTTTATCATCGCCCTGAGCATTTCAGATGTCATAGCTGAGTCACAACATGTAATACTAGTGcattttatcagtttttgttCCGCAGCCTCTGTATTGCGCTTACTTAAGTTTTTTAGGGTTGCAAAACAGTACAATAGTTTGCGAATATTATTTTTAGCAGTTAGAGCAAGTTTTAAGCAGTTAGGATTACTTTTGCTGACATTTATGATAATTGCATGGGtcttttcaaacataatttactATGCTGAAATCAGACAGCCAGACACGTTCCCTAACATGTTAGATGGATTGTGGTGGTCAATGGTTACCATGACTACAGTAGGTTACGGTGATATGTATCCGAAAGGGCCATTGGGGCGTGTCGTTGGAGCCACGTGTGCGATGATTGGCATACTTGTTATAGCTATGCCAATAGCAGTCATTGCAGGGAATTTTGATGATCTCCATAAGACAAACAATGAACGAGAAAGTTATAACAGGATTCAGAAAGAGAAGGAAACAGAAAGAAAAGAATCAATTAATTCAGCACTTTCCAAAGAGAACAAAATTGTTCCATTCATGAAgtcaaaagaagaaaataatacGGAAAATTTTCTAACtatcaaaatgtaa